Within the Desulfobulbaceae bacterium genome, the region GAAGCAACTGTGTTGACGCCGATTTATTCTCTGCCGAAGCCCACGAAAGAGCGTCCCAATGTTGCTGTAACAAGCCAAACCGGTATGGAAATCGATCAGCACCTCGGGCAGGCTTCACGTCTTTTGATCTATGGGCCTAGGGAAGACGGTCTGATCTGTCTTTTAGGGACGAGGCCGACACCGGCGACAGGCCAAGGGAGCGAACGATGGCAGGCACTGGCGGCTAAGGTGCCGGATTGCTTTGCCCTTCTTACCGCCAGTGCCGGAGAAAGTCCACGGGAGTCATTGAACCGTCTTGGTCTGGCGGTGATGATTACTGGTGGTGATATTGAGGGCACTGTGGATGCTTTTTACAATGGTGGCAAAAAATCAACTAAAAGATGCTCTTAGCAGTGTCAAGAATAAGGAGAAAAAAATGGCAACACCAAAACGACAAATCCTTGTTTGTCAGAGCTTTAGAGCGGCCGGAGACAAGAAGGGGATTTGCCATAAGCAGACCGATGGTTTTTTGCAGTACCTCGAAGAGGAGATTATTGATCGGGGTTTGAATTGTATGGTCACCGCAACCACCTGCCTGAAACAGTGCGAAGCAGGGCCGATCATGGTGTGCAGCCCGAGATTTGGTGGTTTAAGGAGGTCGATAGTCATGAGGCTATCGACGTCATTCTTGACGGGATTGAAGAAGGTGTTCCGTCAGCAGAGTATTTGATTTCCTGAACCCAGCGGAGAGAGACATGGTAGTCGTTCGGTCGGCTCGATCAGCTGATATCGAAACCCTTGTCGGCTTGTTGGCGGTGCTTTTTACCATTGAGCAGGATTTTGTTGTTGATGAAGAGAAGCAGCGGCAAGGGTTGCGGATGATGTTGGGCTGTAATCGATGTTGCCTGTTGGTTGCAGAGAGTGACTCCGGCGTGATTGGGATGTGTTCCGGGCAGCTGCTGATTTCAACGGCAGAGGGAGGTCTCTCTCTGTTGGTGGAGGATGTGGTGGTTGATAGTCAGTGGCGTGGGCAGGGGGTTGGTCGGCTATTGATGGAGGAGATGAGCGATTGGGCTATGATCAACAATGTTTCTCGTCTTCAGTTGTTAGCGGACCGTAATAATATCCCGGCCCTTGACTTCTATCATCGCCTGGGATGGCAGGTGACGGGACTAATCTGTCTGCGGAGGACCCACTAGGCGTAGGCTGATCACTTAACAAAAGGGGAAGTATCATGTTAGTGCAAATAACCGGATGGCGTCAGTACATGGAGGATGGTGAAAAATTTCTTGCCTGTGCAATCAATGCAGCCACAATGCGTAGGCACATCTTCACCCCGGCAATTCTCTACAATATTAACGCCATGGCTATTGAAAAATTTCTGATGGGATTCTTGATGTGCCACGGAGCCTTGGCAGAGAACCATACTATGGTTGACATCCTAAGGTCGGTTGAGCACATCGCCGGACCGCAGCCAGAGCTTGCCAATGAGTTTCGTTATCTTGACTCGTTCCAGGAGATCTGCGACATGGATGCCTTTAATCGGAGGGATCCTGAATGGGATGAAGTTCCTAGAATGCTGGAGTGCGGCGTGATGGTAAAAGAATTTGCCCTTAAGGGGACAAGGTTCGTTAAAAAGCCCTCTGTCAGTCCGTCTTGATAGGCACCCTTGAGGATCGAACCGTTCAGGGCCGTTGACTACAAAAAAATAAAAACGGTTTGCTGCGGGATAATTTGCGCAACAGACCGTTTTTTTAAGCAATGTGTGTGCAATTAGTGTTTATGATTCGTCGGTGATGAAGGCTTGTGCCATTCCCTGCTTATTTCGCAAAATACAGCGCCTCGAACTCTTTTACGAGTCCACGGGCCTTATCGACGTTGGCAAGGTCAGTGGTCTGTTTG harbors:
- a CDS encoding GNAT family N-acetyltransferase, producing the protein MVVVRSARSADIETLVGLLAVLFTIEQDFVVDEEKQRQGLRMMLGCNRCCLLVAESDSGVIGMCSGQLLISTAEGGLSLLVEDVVVDSQWRGQGVGRLLMEEMSDWAMINNVSRLQLLADRNNIPALDFYHRLGWQVTGLICLRRTH